One Anolis carolinensis isolate JA03-04 chromosome 4, rAnoCar3.1.pri, whole genome shotgun sequence DNA window includes the following coding sequences:
- the tacstd2 gene encoding tumor-associated calcium signal transducer 2 — protein sequence MESAYGAVLFLMLVTASAAQDGCICPMNIRTTCEMESGSCICRVLGSNQRVNCSTLTSKCLLMKAEMYRTPRRFPKPEHAFLDNDGLYDPDCDASGIFKARQCNKTDTCWCVNSAGVRRTDKGDDNMRCSELVRTNWILIELKQKERVDPFLEAEVENSLRQFIQNRYQLRQHFIPAVKYDYPFIQIELKQDLLQKTYRDVDIADVAYYFEKDIKRTSLFHFSNAFNLSVSGEPLDIEEILIYYIDEKPPEFSMKQLTPGIIAVVVVVVLAFITGITMFVFNRWRKTGKYEKVEIKEMGEMKREENA from the coding sequence ATGGAGTCTGCTTATGGGGCTGTGCTGTTTTTGATGCTTGTGACAGCATCAGCAGCCCAGGATGGTTGCATATGTCCAATGAATATACGGACAACTTGTGAAATGGAGTCTGGTAGCTGCATCTGCAGGGTGCTTGGTTCAAACCAGAGGGTGAACTGTTCAACACTGACTTCAAAATGTCTCCTCATGAAGGCAGAAATGTACAGAACACCTAGGCGTTTTCCAAAACCTGAACATGCCTTTTTGGACAATGATGGACTTTATGACCCTGACTGTGATGCCAGTGGGATCTTCAAAGCCAGGCAGTGCAACAAGACAGACACTTGTTGGTGTGTGAACAGTGCCGGAGTTAGGAGAACTGACAAGGGCGATGACAATATGAGGTGCAGTGAGCTTGTCAGAACAAACTGGATCTTAATTGAACTAAAACAAAAAGAACGAGTAGATCCCTTCCTCGAGGCTGAGGTAGAAAACAGTCTCCGGCAATTCATTCAGAACCGGTACCAGCTCCGTCAACATTTCATCCCGGCTGTCAAGTATGACTATCCATTCATTCAAATTGAATTGAAACAGGACCTTTTGCAGAAGACTTACCGAGATGTTGATATTGCAGATGTTGCCTATTACTTTGAAAAAGACATCAAACGTACCTCTCTTTTTCATTTCAGTAATGCATTTAATCTCTCTGTCAGTGGCGAACCTCTAGATATCGAAGAGATCCTAATCTACTATATTGATGAAAAGCCACCAGAGTTCTCTATGAAGCAGCTGACACCAGGCATTATTGCAGTGGTGGTTGTGGTAGTTTTGGCCTTTATTACTGGGATTACTATGTTTGTATTTAACAGATGGCGGAAGACTGGAAAGTATGAAAAAGTGGAGATTAAGGAGATGGGAGAAATGAAGAGAGAAGAAAATGCGTAG